In Lactuca sativa cultivar Salinas chromosome 5, Lsat_Salinas_v11, whole genome shotgun sequence, the DNA window TCCAACAATTCCTTACTCACAAACGGATCTGGAAATGTGATACGCTCAAAAGAAAAAAGTGATTTGAACCATATATACCCATTTATATACACACGTAAGGATATGTTCTTTTCTGCTTCTCTTAAACTTCAAACAAAACGTTATGAGAGACCTCTGGTAAGTGAGCTATTtctcctttattttctttttagtcTTTTGATCTATTGTTGTAATCGATACAATGTCTCTATCTGTCTTCTATATATCGTTCTAAATTTCTCAGCGCTACTTTCAGTTCCTCGTTTATCTGCACTTGTGTTCATCTTCAAAAAATTGTACAATATGTTCTTGTTAATTTGACCTAGTTTGGATTTCACTGATTACCCTATAATTTTGACGAAGATCACTGTAACCCTTTTATGACATTTAGAATATGACATGAATGCTTGCCTGAATCAATTCTTTTACAGAAGCGAGTTTATATCTACTTTTAGTTTGTGTTTTAGGAATCTGCAGCCATGGATGAAAAGTTAGAAGATGGAGCCTCTTTGCTTTCTCGCATTGAAGTATTGGAGAAAGGTTTGTgctctatttttttttctatgaTTTCGTTATTTTAGAACATTGTTCACTTGATCTCAAATCAAATACAAACTAATTTGAATTTCTACTTgttatgaacttttttttttttcaaaggtACATCATTATTCAAGAACTATGAACAAATTTTCCCATTGTAACAATCTTTAATTTTGATATTAATGCCCATTAGGATAGCTGGTCTGGATCAGGATATAgatgatttttttaaaataaaaaaaacttacctTCTTGTCTAGCCTCTTGTTGATTCTATGTATTAATTACATAAATTATTATTCTATAATCCTGTAAATTGAAATGTGTATATGGTCTCTC includes these proteins:
- the LOC122198064 gene encoding uncharacterized protein LOC122198064, with protein sequence MYLCLDSNNSLLTNGSGNVIRSKEKSDLNHIYPFIYTRKDMFFSASLKLQTKRYERPLESAAMDEKLEDGASLLSRIEVLEKVSNNESAWMTIDTKVHTLILRVLGLSRWVN